The Actinomycetota bacterium genome contains a region encoding:
- the uvrB gene encoding excinuclease ABC subunit UvrB translates to MTDCPGRFKLQAPYEPKGDQPKAIKQLIEGCKKGYRYQTLLGVTGSGKTFSMAKVIEGIQKPTLVISPNKTLAAQLCSEFREFFPENAVEYFVSYYDYYQPEAYLPQTDTYIEKDASINEEIDRLRHAATSALFSRRDVVIVASVSCIYNLGSPEDYLAKVIFLESGKEYDRDEILRRLVEVKYQRNDIDFSRGRFRVRGDVIEIFPAYEEKALRIEMFGDELERIIEVDPLTGEITNEYEKVAIYPATHFVTIDDKLERALVSIEKELKWKLRQLEAQGKLLEAQRLRMRTKYDLEMLREVGYCTGIENYSRHFSGKAPGEPPDTLLDYFPNDFLVFIDESHITVPQIHGMYEGDHSRKEALVEYGFRLPSAFDNRPLTFDEFITRVPQVIFVSATPGDYELSVSSQVVEQIIRPTGLVDPEVVVRPAEEQIDDLINEIKKRVTKNERVLVTTLTKKMAEDLTDYLIEMGSRVRYLHSDIETLERVGILTDLRLGKFDVLVGINLLREGLDLPEVSLVAILDADKEGFLRSERSLIQIIGRAARNVSGQVILYANEVTESMQKALNETNRRRRLQMEYNRKHGIEPETIRKAITDILQAARISESPKLYKYRRRYQEEILSMPKDEIERLIHSLEEEMRAAAEELNFEQAIELRDQIMELRKELEIMNARRKA, encoded by the coding sequence ATGACGGACTGTCCAGGGAGGTTCAAGTTACAAGCTCCTTATGAGCCCAAGGGGGATCAACCGAAGGCGATAAAGCAACTCATCGAGGGTTGCAAGAAAGGTTATCGCTATCAGACATTGCTTGGGGTGACCGGATCGGGCAAAACCTTCAGTATGGCAAAGGTAATTGAGGGGATACAGAAACCAACCTTGGTTATTTCTCCCAACAAGACTTTGGCCGCTCAGCTTTGCAGCGAGTTTAGAGAATTCTTCCCCGAAAATGCCGTGGAGTATTTCGTAAGTTATTATGATTACTACCAACCTGAAGCTTATCTTCCTCAAACCGATACATACATCGAGAAGGATGCTTCCATCAATGAGGAAATTGACAGACTGAGACACGCAGCTACCTCAGCCCTATTTTCTCGCAGAGACGTTGTCATCGTGGCTAGTGTATCCTGCATTTATAACCTCGGCTCCCCGGAGGATTATCTGGCAAAGGTGATCTTCCTGGAGAGTGGCAAAGAATACGACAGAGATGAGATCCTTAGAAGATTGGTTGAGGTGAAGTATCAGCGAAACGACATCGATTTCTCGCGAGGTAGATTCAGGGTGAGGGGGGATGTCATTGAAATCTTCCCCGCTTATGAGGAGAAGGCATTAAGGATCGAGATGTTTGGTGACGAATTGGAAAGGATCATAGAGGTAGACCCCTTGACTGGAGAGATAACCAATGAATATGAGAAGGTAGCCATTTATCCAGCCACTCACTTTGTGACCATCGATGATAAGTTGGAACGAGCTCTTGTGTCCATCGAGAAGGAACTCAAATGGAAATTGAGACAACTCGAAGCTCAGGGGAAGCTCCTGGAGGCCCAGCGCCTGAGGATGCGCACCAAATATGATCTGGAGATGCTCAGAGAGGTCGGTTATTGCACTGGAATCGAGAACTATTCAAGACATTTTTCGGGCAAAGCCCCCGGCGAACCACCCGATACCCTGCTCGATTACTTCCCGAATGATTTTTTGGTATTCATCGACGAGTCTCATATCACCGTACCTCAAATTCACGGGATGTACGAGGGTGATCATTCCAGAAAAGAAGCTCTGGTCGAGTACGGTTTCAGGCTTCCGTCAGCCTTTGATAATCGTCCCTTGACCTTCGATGAATTCATCACCAGGGTTCCACAAGTCATATTCGTCAGTGCCACTCCAGGTGACTATGAGCTCTCGGTGAGCAGTCAGGTCGTGGAGCAGATCATCCGTCCCACGGGGCTCGTCGATCCCGAAGTGGTCGTCCGACCTGCCGAGGAACAAATCGATGATCTAATAAATGAGATAAAGAAAAGGGTTACAAAGAACGAGAGGGTACTGGTGACCACCTTGACCAAGAAGATGGCCGAGGATTTGACGGACTATCTCATAGAGATGGGATCCCGCGTCAGATACCTCCATTCGGATATTGAAACTTTGGAGAGGGTGGGGATCTTAACCGATTTAAGATTGGGCAAGTTCGATGTCCTTGTGGGAATAAATCTCCTCAGGGAGGGTTTGGATTTACCGGAAGTATCCTTGGTGGCAATCTTGGATGCGGATAAGGAGGGCTTCCTGCGTTCGGAGAGGTCGCTCATTCAGATCATCGGTCGAGCCGCTCGAAATGTCAGTGGACAGGTCATTCTGTACGCGAATGAAGTCACGGAATCCATGCAAAAGGCTTTAAACGAAACCAATCGCAGAAGAAGACTTCAGATGGAGTACAATCGAAAACACGGCATTGAACCGGAGACCATCAGGAAGGCGATCACCGATATCTTACAGGCGGCGAGGATTTCTGAGTCACCGAAGCTATATAAATATAGGCGAAGGTATCAAGAGGAAATCTTATCGATGCCCAAGGATGAGATCGAGCGTTTGATTCACAGCCTGGAGGAGGAGATGAGAGCAGCTGCCGAGGAATTGAATTTTGAGCAGGCAATCGAGCTCAGAGATCAGATAATGGAGTTAAGGAAGGAACTCGAAATAATGAATGCGAGGAGAAAAGCCTAA
- the uvrA gene encoding excinuclease ABC subunit UvrA encodes MADKIIIRGAREHNLKNINVELPRDEFIVMTGISGSGKSSLAIDTIYAEGQRRYVESLSAYARQFLGQMEKPDVELIEGLSPAICIDQKSAPKNPRSTVGTITEIYDYLRLLYARIGTPHCPNCGREIAQQSSQQIIEQISTLPSGTKFQILAPVVRGRKGEYRELLERLRKEGFARVQIDGRIYGLDEDIRLDRDVRHNIDVVVDRLIMKEGVERRLADSIETALNLADGIVAIEIIDGERLAYRTGRPCLPTGRQDFSTHFACIDCGISFEELSPRMFSFNSPYGACSYCGGLGTKMEVDPDLVVPNPDLSLREGAVAPFYHTRVDFYPKIIRAVAEQYGINMDTPWRDLEDWQKQILMYGTGDEQVYVRYRSLTGRIRSYYTSFSGVVPNLNRRYREAESDYAREKIEQYMSVSSCPQCKGARLKLESLAVTVGGLNIYEFSQMCAKEALKFTEKLKASLSPRQMLIAQRIIKEIQNRLKFMIDVGLDYLTLDRSAATLAGGEAQRIRLATQIGSGLAGVLYILDEPSIGLHQRDNRRLIESLKRLRDLGNTIIVVEHDETTIRSADFIVDIGPGAGEHGGRIVVTGGVEDLIRCPQSITGKYLSGERKIPLPPVRRKAKGKYLTIKGASEHNLKDIDVPIPLGLFVCNTGVSGSGKSTLVSDVLYRSLAAKLYKSREKPGKHEGVEGLEYIDKVINIDQSPIGRTPRSNPATYVKVFDDIRRVFAEVPEAKIRGYKPGRFSFNVRGGRCDACQGDGTIKIEMHFLPDIYIPCEVCKGKRYNRETLEVKFKGKTIADVLNMSVEEALKFLENIPNIRRRLQTLYDVGLGYIKLGQPAPTLSGGEAQRVKLAAELSKKATGRTLYILDEPTTGLHFADIEKLLDVLNRLVDQGNTVLVIEHNLDVIKTADYIIDLGPEGGEEGGYVIASGTPEEIMENPRSYTGRFLKLALEPVAAMPCLKGYKFGG; translated from the coding sequence ATGGCTGACAAAATTATCATTCGAGGCGCAAGGGAACATAATTTAAAGAACATAAATGTCGAACTCCCCAGGGATGAATTCATCGTGATGACCGGAATTTCCGGATCTGGGAAGTCGTCTCTAGCCATCGATACCATCTATGCGGAGGGGCAAAGGCGTTATGTGGAATCCTTATCCGCCTACGCCAGGCAATTTTTGGGTCAGATGGAGAAACCCGATGTGGAATTAATCGAGGGGCTTTCCCCAGCCATCTGTATCGATCAAAAATCCGCTCCCAAAAATCCTCGTTCCACTGTGGGAACGATCACCGAAATCTATGATTATCTGCGTCTTTTGTATGCCAGAATCGGGACGCCCCATTGCCCAAATTGTGGAAGGGAAATCGCTCAACAGAGTTCCCAGCAGATAATCGAGCAGATAAGCACCCTTCCATCGGGAACCAAGTTTCAGATCTTGGCCCCTGTGGTGAGGGGGAGGAAGGGTGAATATAGAGAATTGCTTGAGAGGTTGAGAAAGGAAGGCTTTGCCCGGGTCCAAATAGATGGGAGGATTTATGGACTCGATGAGGACATAAGATTGGACAGGGATGTCCGCCACAATATCGATGTAGTCGTCGACCGATTGATAATGAAGGAGGGAGTCGAAAGAAGGCTGGCGGACTCCATCGAGACCGCTTTAAACCTGGCCGATGGGATCGTAGCCATAGAGATCATCGATGGTGAGAGACTTGCCTACCGGACGGGCAGGCCATGTCTGCCCACAGGCAGGCAGGACTTCAGCACCCATTTTGCTTGCATCGATTGTGGGATAAGCTTTGAGGAGCTTTCCCCCAGGATGTTCTCGTTCAATAGTCCCTATGGTGCCTGTAGCTATTGTGGTGGATTGGGCACGAAGATGGAAGTAGATCCCGATTTGGTGGTTCCCAATCCCGATTTATCCTTACGCGAAGGTGCTGTAGCTCCTTTCTATCACACCAGGGTGGATTTTTATCCCAAGATAATTAGAGCGGTGGCTGAACAGTATGGAATCAATATGGATACCCCCTGGAGGGATTTGGAGGATTGGCAGAAGCAGATCCTCATGTATGGTACAGGCGACGAGCAGGTCTATGTGAGATACCGGAGTCTCACGGGCAGGATTAGAAGCTATTATACTTCCTTCTCTGGGGTCGTCCCCAATCTCAACCGACGCTATAGAGAAGCCGAATCGGATTACGCTCGGGAGAAGATTGAACAATATATGAGCGTAAGCTCCTGTCCTCAGTGCAAAGGAGCGAGACTCAAACTAGAGAGTCTGGCAGTGACCGTCGGTGGACTGAACATATATGAATTCTCGCAGATGTGCGCCAAGGAGGCTTTGAAGTTCACCGAGAAGCTCAAAGCGAGTTTGAGTCCAAGGCAGATGCTGATCGCACAACGGATCATCAAGGAAATTCAGAATCGACTGAAATTCATGATAGATGTTGGATTGGATTATCTCACACTGGATAGATCTGCGGCAACTCTGGCCGGTGGTGAAGCTCAGCGCATCAGGCTGGCTACTCAGATCGGATCGGGACTCGCAGGTGTCCTTTATATTCTCGACGAACCGAGTATAGGGCTCCATCAGAGGGATAACAGGCGTCTAATAGAATCCCTTAAGAGATTGAGGGATCTTGGAAATACCATAATCGTGGTCGAGCACGATGAAACCACCATAAGGAGTGCCGATTTCATCGTGGATATCGGACCGGGAGCTGGAGAGCACGGTGGGAGAATCGTGGTCACCGGTGGAGTCGAGGATTTAATCCGATGTCCTCAATCGATAACCGGAAAGTATTTGAGCGGGGAAAGAAAGATTCCATTGCCCCCCGTTCGGAGAAAAGCAAAGGGTAAGTATCTGACCATTAAAGGTGCGAGTGAGCATAATCTTAAAGATATCGATGTCCCCATTCCCTTGGGACTCTTCGTGTGCAATACAGGCGTTTCCGGTTCCGGCAAGAGCACGCTGGTCTCAGATGTTTTGTACAGGAGCTTGGCAGCGAAACTATATAAGTCGAGGGAAAAACCCGGTAAGCACGAGGGCGTAGAGGGTCTTGAATACATCGATAAAGTGATAAATATAGACCAATCTCCCATCGGAAGGACACCTCGCTCCAACCCGGCCACCTATGTGAAGGTTTTTGATGATATCCGACGTGTCTTCGCTGAGGTACCTGAGGCGAAAATAAGGGGATACAAGCCCGGGAGATTCAGTTTTAACGTCAGGGGTGGGCGTTGTGACGCCTGCCAGGGTGATGGAACGATAAAAATAGAGATGCATTTCTTACCTGATATTTACATCCCCTGCGAGGTGTGTAAAGGAAAGCGCTATAATAGAGAGACCTTAGAGGTAAAATTCAAGGGAAAGACCATCGCCGACGTTTTGAACATGTCCGTTGAGGAGGCCTTGAAGTTCCTTGAAAATATTCCCAATATCAGAAGGCGCCTTCAAACCCTCTACGATGTGGGTTTGGGTTACATCAAACTCGGTCAGCCCGCTCCCACCCTATCCGGTGGTGAAGCTCAGAGGGTGAAGCTCGCCGCCGAACTTTCAAAAAAGGCAACTGGAAGAACCTTGTACATTTTGGATGAACCGACCACAGGTCTGCACTTCGCCGATATCGAAAAATTATTGGATGTTTTGAACCGCCTTGTCGATCAGGGAAATACCGTTCTGGTCATAGAGCATAATCTGGATGTAATAAAGACCGCGGATTACATAATCGATTTGGGACCCGAGGGTGGCGAAGAGGGAGGCTATGTGATCGCTTCGGGTACACCCGAGGAGATAATGGAAAATCCTAGGTCTTACACCGGTCGGTTCTTGAAACTTGCTTTGGAGCCAGTGGCCGCCATGCCGTGCCTGAAAGGATATAAATTCGGAGGATGA
- a CDS encoding nucleotidyltransferase family protein gives MKTSDEIKQILTEHKEELKEKYGVKEIGIFGSYVRGEYKKKSDLDILVEFEEDREIGLLKFVNMENYLSELLGVKVDLVEKSALKPRIGKHILREVDIL, from the coding sequence ATGAAAACTTCTGATGAAATAAAGCAGATATTGACAGAACACAAAGAGGAATTGAAAGAAAAATATGGAGTTAAGGAAATAGGTATATTTGGTTCTTATGTGAGAGGGGAATATAAGAAAAAAAGTGACCTCGATATACTTGTGGAATTTGAAGAGGATAGGGAAATTGGGCTGTTAAAGTTTGTGAACATGGAGAACTATTTGAGTGAACTTCTTGGTGTGAAGGTCGATTTGGTAGAGAAATCTGCATTAAAGCCAAGAATAGGTAAGCATATACTAAGAGAGGTGGACATCTTGTGA
- a CDS encoding DUF86 domain-containing protein, producing MKREVGDYIEDIIGAMDKAVSFVENISYEEFAKDDKTVFAVVRALEIIGEAVKNIPDDYRKKYPEIPWKDMAGMRNKVTHEYFGLKLSIVWKAVKEELPPLKPIFEKILRDLEK from the coding sequence GTGAAAAGAGAGGTAGGGGATTATATTGAGGATATTATCGGTGCTATGGATAAGGCTGTCAGTTTTGTTGAGAACATATCTTATGAGGAATTTGCTAAAGACGATAAAACCGTCTTTGCAGTAGTAAGAGCACTTGAGATTATTGGTGAGGCGGTTAAGAATATTCCTGACGATTACAGAAAAAAGTATCCTGAAATACCTTGGAAGGATATGGCAGGTATGAGAAACAAAGTTACCCACGAATATTTTGGACTGAAATTAAGTATCGTGTGGAAGGCTGTTAAAGAAGAATTACCTCCATTAAAGCCTATTTTTGAGAAAATATTGAGAGATCTGGAAAAATGA
- a CDS encoding DEAD/DEAH box helicase family protein, translating into METYKQEQDIGIIDKFNEDDLKKLAFWMATGSGKTLITHINYYQFFNYKLFSPDSIILITPNEGLSKQHFDELQKSGIPCRLYEGGLSSHGTFRDEREVLVIEMTKFVEEKKGGGVTLPVSVFEGRNLVFVDEGHKCYLWADFK; encoded by the coding sequence TTGGAAACTTATAAACAGGAACAGGACATCGGCATTATAGATAAATTCAACGAAGATGACTTGAAAAAACTTGCTTTCTGGATGGCAACAGGCTCAGGAAAAACCTTGATTACGCATATAAACTATTACCAATTTTTTAACTACAAGTTATTTTCTCCCGACAGTATCATCTTGATTACCCCTAATGAAGGACTTTCAAAACAGCACTTTGATGAATTACAAAAAAGCGGCATTCCTTGCAGACTCTACGAAGGCGGATTGAGCAGTCATGGCACATTTAGAGATGAACGGGAAGTTCTGGTTATAGAAATGACAAAATTCGTAGAAGAGAAGAAAGGTGGTGGAGTAACTCTCCCAGTTAGTGTATTTGAAGGTAGAAATCTTGTTTTTGTAGATGAAGGGCATAAGTGCTACCTTTGGGCAGATTTTAAGTGA
- the uvrC gene encoding excinuclease ABC subunit UvrC, whose protein sequence is MTSQKALLEQLKMVPDKSGVYVFKDAQGKVLYIGKGRSLRKRMRSYFQKIHTYSPKIQAMVDRIADFDIYVTDSEVEALILECNLIKRYRPSFNINLRDDKSYPCLAITLNDAFPRVMVTRKLGIEGAKYFGPYTKAHAIRDTLDTLRRIFPVRACKGKEPGKSSGSPCLNFHIKRCLGPCTGKVSREEYRKMIDQICLFLEGKQEQVIEQLQREMKEAAEKLEFEKATRLRNRIRAAQHVLERQRIISSTKEDKDVIALFAREDAACVEVFFIRGGKLIGSESFILDKDEHVSEKELLTSFVKQFYLTTTFVPRYILLQDEIEDAELIEEWLTKKRGKKVEIKVPKRGEKRSLVALAIDNARHAFELLKIKRRLEKERALKALAELKEQLDLSEFPHRIECFDISTIRGRQSVGSMVVFENGRPKNKDYRKFKIKWVTGQDDFAMMAEVIKRRFARYLEGKEGRFGIKPDLVIVDGGKPQLSAALKSLTELGIEDIPVIALAKREEEIYLPNRPEPISLLAFSLSLRLIQRIRDEAHRFALSYHRSLREKAMVKSIFDRIPGIGEKRKKFLLEHFGSPEAIYKASLEELKTVPKLPSKVAHVVYRFLHH, encoded by the coding sequence ATGACCTCCCAAAAAGCTCTTTTGGAGCAACTGAAAATGGTGCCGGATAAGTCCGGGGTCTATGTCTTCAAGGACGCCCAGGGAAAAGTGCTGTACATCGGCAAAGGACGTTCCCTACGTAAGAGGATGCGTTCATATTTTCAGAAGATCCACACCTATTCCCCAAAGATCCAGGCCATGGTGGATAGAATCGCCGATTTTGACATCTATGTCACCGACAGCGAGGTCGAAGCCCTCATCCTCGAGTGCAATTTAATAAAGAGGTATCGACCCAGTTTCAACATAAACCTCAGGGATGATAAGAGCTATCCATGCCTCGCAATTACCTTAAATGATGCATTCCCCAGGGTTATGGTGACCAGAAAATTGGGAATAGAGGGGGCCAAATATTTTGGTCCATACACGAAAGCCCACGCCATCAGGGACACATTGGATACATTACGGCGCATTTTCCCAGTCCGGGCGTGTAAGGGGAAAGAACCGGGTAAGTCAAGCGGTTCACCTTGCCTTAACTTTCATATCAAGAGATGTCTTGGTCCGTGCACTGGCAAGGTGAGTAGGGAAGAGTATCGAAAGATGATCGATCAAATTTGCCTGTTCTTGGAGGGTAAACAGGAACAAGTTATAGAGCAACTTCAGAGGGAGATGAAAGAAGCCGCAGAAAAGCTCGAATTCGAGAAGGCAACCAGGCTTAGAAATAGAATTCGAGCAGCTCAACACGTTTTAGAGAGGCAAAGGATCATTTCCTCTACTAAGGAGGACAAGGATGTCATCGCACTCTTTGCACGGGAGGATGCCGCCTGTGTTGAGGTCTTTTTCATCAGGGGAGGCAAGCTCATCGGAAGCGAAAGTTTCATCTTGGACAAAGATGAGCACGTGAGCGAAAAAGAACTTTTGACCTCATTTGTTAAGCAATTTTACCTGACGACCACTTTTGTCCCCCGATACATACTATTGCAGGATGAAATAGAGGATGCGGAGTTGATCGAGGAATGGCTCACCAAGAAACGGGGTAAGAAGGTGGAGATCAAAGTTCCCAAGAGGGGTGAGAAAAGGAGTCTGGTGGCACTGGCCATTGATAATGCCCGCCATGCCTTTGAGCTCCTCAAGATCAAAAGAAGGCTGGAAAAGGAGAGAGCCTTAAAGGCTCTTGCCGAGCTCAAAGAGCAACTCGACCTATCGGAGTTTCCCCACAGGATCGAGTGCTTTGACATTTCAACCATACGGGGTCGCCAGTCCGTGGGGTCGATGGTGGTCTTTGAAAATGGAAGGCCAAAGAACAAGGATTACAGAAAGTTTAAGATAAAGTGGGTCACTGGTCAGGATGATTTTGCCATGATGGCAGAGGTTATAAAACGTAGATTTGCAAGGTATTTGGAGGGGAAGGAAGGAAGATTTGGCATCAAACCGGATCTGGTCATCGTCGATGGTGGGAAGCCACAACTTTCGGCTGCTCTAAAATCCTTGACCGAGCTGGGCATCGAGGATATCCCAGTGATTGCCCTTGCTAAGAGGGAGGAGGAAATTTATCTTCCGAATCGGCCGGAACCAATCTCCTTGCTTGCGTTTTCTCTAAGTCTCCGACTCATTCAAAGGATCAGGGACGAAGCCCATCGATTTGCTCTCAGTTACCACCGAAGCTTAAGAGAGAAAGCAATGGTCAAATCGATCTTCGATCGAATTCCAGGGATTGGGGAGAAACGGAAGAAGTTCCTTTTAGAACACTTCGGCTCGCCGGAGGCCATCTACAAGGCCAGTCTTGAGGAACTCAAAACAGTACCCAAGCTTCCCTCCAAAGTCGCTCATGTAGTATACAGGTTTTTACATCACTAG
- a CDS encoding methylated-DNA--[protein]-cysteine S-methyltransferase — protein sequence MKPCRGKRNILVACYPSQVTRKNKKPATCSKRPATHYKFTYYHAGYGVGALIFSDCGLAGLILPTKCEEEIQKEVLRRFPAATCDNNKNTSLAKILSSYFRGEKVKFNQTLDLVDFSPFEREVFQTVCTIPYGETRTYKWVAEVLAKPRAYRAIGKALGRNPIPIVVPCHRVVKSDGELGGFSAGVWWKKELLKLEGYLGDKAD from the coding sequence TTGAAACCGTGCCGGGGAAAACGAAACATTTTAGTCGCTTGTTACCCGTCGCAGGTCACAAGAAAAAATAAAAAACCTGCGACCTGCAGCAAGAGACCCGCCACCCATTACAAATTCACTTACTACCATGCTGGATATGGTGTTGGAGCGCTGATCTTCAGTGATTGTGGTCTGGCGGGTCTCATCCTTCCCACCAAATGTGAGGAGGAGATTCAAAAGGAGGTTTTAAGAAGATTTCCCGCGGCTACCTGCGATAATAATAAAAATACTTCCTTGGCAAAAATCCTTTCTTCTTATTTTCGGGGAGAAAAGGTAAAATTCAACCAAACTCTGGATTTGGTGGATTTTTCTCCTTTTGAGAGAGAGGTTTTTCAAACTGTGTGCACAATCCCTTATGGGGAGACCAGAACTTACAAATGGGTAGCTGAGGTCCTTGCTAAACCCAGGGCTTATAGAGCTATAGGCAAAGCTTTGGGCAGAAATCCCATACCCATAGTCGTACCTTGTCACAGGGTCGTAAAGAGCGATGGTGAATTGGGTGGATTTAGCGCGGGAGTTTGGTGGAAGAAAGAGCTTTTAAAACTGGAAGGATATCTCGGAGATAAAGCTGATTAA
- the rapZ gene encoding RNase adapter RapZ — protein MQNLEFTLITGLSGAGKSEAIRCFEDMGYFCIDNLPPTLIPKLAELCSLPGSKVRKVALVSDVRGGEFFDALFEALRELKGRNIKYQILFLEASDEELVKRFKETRRRHPLAGEGQIIEGIHRERHLLETLRGTADMIIDTTDLETHELRDKIRSSFLGEQKRKGILITVISFGYKYGVPLDADLVMDVRFLPNPHYIQSLRSRNGEDKEVREFVLNRPETQTFLKKFRSLLVFLLPHYVTEGKTHLTIAIGCTGGTHRSVTLADEIGEFLREQDYNVIVRHRDIGRNFKFP, from the coding sequence GTGCAGAACTTAGAGTTTACCTTAATCACAGGTCTATCCGGAGCGGGAAAGTCGGAAGCTATCAGATGTTTCGAGGATATGGGTTACTTTTGCATTGATAATCTACCTCCCACCCTTATCCCCAAGCTAGCTGAACTGTGCTCTCTTCCCGGTAGCAAAGTGCGTAAAGTGGCTCTGGTGAGCGATGTGAGAGGTGGGGAATTTTTTGATGCTCTTTTCGAAGCGCTCAGGGAGCTGAAGGGGAGGAACATCAAATATCAAATCCTCTTCCTCGAGGCTTCCGATGAGGAATTGGTGAAGCGTTTTAAGGAAACCCGCCGCAGGCACCCTCTGGCTGGTGAGGGGCAGATAATAGAAGGTATACACCGAGAACGCCATCTTCTGGAAACCCTTCGAGGCACTGCGGATATGATCATAGATACCACAGATTTGGAGACACACGAGCTCAGGGATAAAATTCGCTCATCTTTCCTAGGGGAGCAAAAGCGAAAGGGCATACTCATTACCGTGATATCCTTCGGTTACAAATATGGAGTACCGCTTGATGCCGATCTGGTCATGGATGTGAGGTTTTTGCCAAATCCACATTATATCCAATCACTTCGTTCCAGAAATGGTGAGGATAAGGAGGTAAGGGAGTTTGTTCTCAATCGCCCAGAGACTCAAACTTTCCTCAAAAAATTTCGGAGTCTCTTGGTTTTCCTTCTTCCGCATTATGTGACCGAGGGGAAAACTCATCTCACCATAGCCATCGGTTGCACGGGGGGAACCCACAGGTCGGTCACCTTAGCTGACGAGATAGGAGAGTTTCTGAGGGAACAAGACTACAATGTAATCGTGAGACACAGGGATATCGGAAGGAATTTCAAATTTCCCTAA
- the whiA gene encoding DNA-binding protein WhiA, translated as MSFSTQVKNELARLQPNKRCCQRAELSAILRMDGSFHIRNGAFAFHTLTENAAVARKTLKLFSSLSDIKLRLEVKRSIFQKANDYILFIPPQPELYRILMDLEILNADRQIIYGIVTELVRRSCCAITYLRGAFLGGGFINDPRKKYHFELTTDDSQFALDLKDLLERFEINAKIFQKRKYVIYLKEAEQILRFLALVGAFNAVLKWEDIRILKEMRNQVNRLVNCDTANLNKVVEATLTQISDITLIEEEVSLYSLSKGLREVAQARIQFPYVSLRELGELCNPPLSKSAVYHRMRRLNQIAKNLREGK; from the coding sequence ATGTCTTTTTCAACTCAGGTTAAAAACGAATTAGCCAGGCTACAGCCGAATAAAAGGTGCTGCCAAAGGGCGGAGCTTTCAGCCATTTTGCGGATGGATGGCTCCTTTCATATCCGAAATGGTGCTTTCGCCTTTCACACGTTAACGGAGAATGCAGCTGTAGCCAGAAAAACCCTGAAACTCTTTTCAAGCTTATCCGATATTAAATTGCGACTCGAGGTCAAACGGTCCATATTTCAGAAAGCAAACGATTACATCCTTTTCATACCTCCTCAACCTGAACTCTATAGGATTCTCATGGATTTAGAGATACTCAATGCTGATAGGCAAATAATCTACGGAATTGTCACTGAGCTGGTAAGACGAAGTTGTTGCGCCATAACTTACTTGAGGGGTGCTTTTTTGGGGGGAGGATTTATCAACGACCCAAGGAAGAAATATCACTTTGAACTTACGACGGATGATTCTCAGTTCGCTCTCGATTTGAAGGATTTGCTGGAGAGATTTGAGATTAATGCCAAAATTTTCCAGAAAAGAAAATATGTTATTTATCTTAAGGAGGCTGAGCAGATCCTTCGGTTTTTAGCACTGGTAGGGGCATTCAATGCCGTTCTCAAGTGGGAAGATATTCGGATTCTTAAAGAGATGAGGAATCAAGTCAATCGTTTGGTGAATTGCGATACCGCTAATTTGAATAAGGTTGTGGAGGCAACACTCACGCAGATAAGCGATATCACCTTGATAGAAGAGGAGGTGAGCTTGTACTCGTTGTCTAAAGGTCTTCGAGAGGTTGCACAGGCCCGGATCCAATTTCCTTACGTATCCTTAAGGGAGTTGGGAGAGCTGTGCAACCCACCACTGAGTAAGTCAGCGGTTTATCATAGGATGAGACGCCTCAACCAGATAGCTAAGAACCTTAGGGAAGGTAAATAG